Within the Prosthecochloris marina genome, the region CTCGGCATAATTGGTCCTCCTTTACCGAATATTTGCAGACAATGCCTGCGATTTACAAAGCCATTGGAAGTATAACTACAAAGAAAAATCATTGTTGCCGGCCGGCTACAGCAGCCGTCGGCAAGGAATAACAGAAACGCTTACTTTCCTTCTGCATGAGTGTGCACTTTAATGTCAACCTTCTCGGAGAGCCCTGCATAGTATTCTTTGAGAATTTCTAGAACTTCAGGACGGCTGAAATGATCAGGAACCGCTTCACCTTCGGAAAGCATTTTTCTCAGTCTGGTACCACTGACACTCAACCGGTCTTCCTTACCATGCGGACATGTCTTCATGGAAGCCATCCCGTCACATTTATAGCAGTAAAATGTCCAGTCTATCTTCAGCGGTTTGGTTTCGAGCGCATCTTCCGGAATCTCATCAAAAATATGGTGGGCATCGAAGGGACCGTAGAAGTCACCGACCCCTGCATGATCCCTACCGACAATGAGATGGCTGCATCCGAAATTCTGTCTGAACAACGCGTGCAGAAGCGCTTCTCTCGGGCCGGCATACCGCATATCGAGCGGATAACCGGCCTGGATACAGGTACCCTTCACAAAGTAGTTTTCCATAAGAGCGTTGATGCACTCTTTTCTGACGTCGGCAGGAATATCACCAGGCTTGAGTTTACCCAGAAGCTGGTGAATTAAAACACCGTCACATATTTCAATTGCAATTTTCACAAGGTATTCGTGGGACCGATGCATGGGATTTCTTGTCTGAAAAGCCGCGACGGTGCTCCAGCCGTTTTCTTCAAAGAGTTTCCTTGTCTGAACGGGGGTCATGTAGATACCCTCAAATTCTGAAGGAAAAGTCCCTTCACTGAAAACTTTCACCGGACCGCCGAGATTCACTTCACCTTGCTCCATCACCTTCAGAACACCGGGATGCTCGGTATCGTCGGTCTTGAACACCTCCCGGCACTCA harbors:
- the sat gene encoding sulfate adenylyltransferase, with protein sequence MSLVNPHGKEKALKPLLLTGGELREEREKARSFKEVRMSSRETGDLIMLGIGGFSPLEGFMGQGDWKGSVDSYTMADGTFWPIPITLSTSREKADSLSAGEEVALVDDESGELMGSMIVEEKYTIDKAHECREVFKTDDTEHPGVLKVMEQGEVNLGGPVKVFSEGTFPSEFEGIYMTPVQTRKLFEENGWSTVAAFQTRNPMHRSHEYLVKIAIEICDGVLIHQLLGKLKPGDIPADVRKECINALMENYFVKGTCIQAGYPLDMRYAGPREALLHALFRQNFGCSHLIVGRDHAGVGDFYGPFDAHHIFDEIPEDALETKPLKIDWTFYCYKCDGMASMKTCPHGKEDRLSVSGTRLRKMLSEGEAVPDHFSRPEVLEILKEYYAGLSEKVDIKVHTHAEGK